A DNA window from Paenibacillus sp. HWE-109 contains the following coding sequences:
- the acpP gene encoding acyl carrier protein yields the protein MSDVLDRVKRIVVDRLGVDEAEVTLEASFKEDLGADSLDVVELVMELEDEFDLEISDEDAEKITTVGEVTNYIKSHT from the coding sequence ATGTCCGACGTATTGGATCGTGTTAAACGAATTGTAGTCGATCGTCTAGGGGTTGATGAAGCTGAAGTCACCCTCGAAGCATCTTTCAAAGAAGATCTTGGTGCTGATTCTCTCGATGTAGTTGAATTAGTAATGGAATTAGAAGATGAGTTCGATCTAGAAATTTCAGATGAAGATGCTGAGAAGATTACGACAGTAGGAGAAGTTACGAATTACATAAAATCTCATACGTAA